The sequence below is a genomic window from Bosea sp. F3-2.
CGATTTCCTGCGCAAGGACAAGCTGACCATGCCGAACCTGGCGGTCACGATCCCCTTCGTCTTCGACTCCGAACTCGCCATCAAGAACAGCGGCGGGGACCCGCTCGCCAAGGAATGGCTGAAGAACAACGTCGCCGGCTCCGGCGCCTTCAAGGTCGAGAGCTGGAAGCCGGGGGTCGAGACGATCTATGTCCGCAACGACGACTGGGCGAGCGGACCTCTGCCGAAGCTGCGCCGCATCATCGCCCGCGACATCGCCTCGCCCTCGACGCGGCGCGCGCTGATCGAGCGCGGCGATGCCGACATCTCCTATGGTCTGCCGCCGAAGGACTTCAAGGATCTGCTCGACGGCGGCAAGATCAATGTCGTCGGGGTGCCGATCCCGAACGGCGTCTGGGGGCTCTACCTCAACAGCCAGGTCGGCCCGTTCAAGGATGTCCGCCTGCGCCAGGCCGTCGCCTGGGTGCTGCCCTACGACAAGATGCTGCAGGCGTCGCTCTTCGGCCGCGGCGTCGACATGTCCGGCGGTCCGGAGACGCCGAAGCCGGCCTGGCCGACGCCTTTCGCCTACAAGACCAATGTCGAGAAAGCGAAGGCGCTCGTCGCGGCCGCTGGCGGCGGCTTCTCGACGACGCTGCAGTTCGACGCCGGCAACGCGACCGTGGCCGAGCCGATGTCGGTGCTGATCAAGGAAGCGCTCGGCTCGATCGGCATCGAGGTCGAGATCACCAAGGTTCCGGGCGCGAATTTCCGCACCGAGATCGCCAAGAAGACCAATCCGATGACGCTGAACCGCTTCGCCGGCTGGCTCGACTATCCGGACTACTACCTGTTCTGGACGATGCACGGCAACAATTCGATCTTCAACATCGCCAATTACCAGAACCCGGAACTCGACAAGCTGATCGACGCTGCGCGCTTCACTACCGACAAGGCGGCTTACGAGAAGTTCGTGGTCGACTTTGTCAAGCTGGTCGAGCGCGAGGTGCCGATGATCCCGATCGCGCAGCCGACGCATGACGTGGCGATGCAGAAGTCGATCGGCGGCTATCAGTTCCAGCCCTGCCGCGAGCCGGATTTCCGCTACTTGACCAAGGGCTGACGCTTCGCTGCGAGCGGGCGCGAAACGCCCGCTCGTCATGCACTGTCGAATACCAGGGAGCCTGGCATGCTGAGCATGATCGCCGCCCGCCTGAAGACCACGATCCCTTCGGTGATCGGCGTCATCATCGTGACCTTCCTGCTGACGCGCGTGTTGCCCGGCGATACGGCCGCCTATTTCGCCGGCCCGGCCGCCTCGAACGAGGCGATCGCCGAGATCCGCGGCAAGCTCGGGCTCGACAGGCCGCTGCCGGTCCAGTTCGTCTCCTATGTCACGGCACTGGTGAGGGGCGATCTCGGCACCTCGCTGACGACGGGACAGCCGGTCACGGCCGACCTCGCGCAGCGCCTGCCGGCCTCGGCTGAGCTCACCTTGTTCGGCCTGCTGATCTCGATGGCGGTCGCGTTGCCGCTGGGTGTGCTGGCGGCGGTGCGGCAGGGTTCCTGGATCGACCATCTCTGCCGGATCGTCGCCACGGCCGGCGTCTCGCTGCCGGTTTTCTTCACCGGGCTGCTGCTGGTCTATGTCTTCTATTTCATCCTCGGCTGGGCTCCCGCGCCGCTCGGGCGGCTCGATGTCTTCTTCTCCGAGCCGCCACGCGTCACCGGCTTCCTGCTGATCGACAGCCTGATCGCGTGGGATCTCGAGATATTCCGGGCTGCGCTCTCTCAGCTTCTGCTGCCGGCGCTGACGCTCGCGATCTTCTCGCTGGCGCCGATCACCCGGATGACGCGCGCTTCGATGCTCGCCGTGCTCGGCGCCGATTTCGTGCGCACGGCCCGCGCCAGCGGCCTTTCCGGCCGCAAGGTCATCGGCACCTACGCCTTCCGCAACGCCATGCTGCCGGTCGTCACCACGCTCGGCATGGTCTTCTCCTTCCTGCTCGGTGCCAATGTGCTGGTCGAGAAGGTCTTCGCCTGGCCCGGCGTCGGCTCCTACGCGGTCGAGGCGTTGCTGGCCTCGGACTACGCGCCGATCCAGGGCTTCGTGCTGACGATGGCGATCCTCTACGTCGCGCTGAACCTGATGATCGACATTCTCTACGGTGTCATCGACCCCCGTGTCCGGCTGGAGGGCTAAAGCATGAACGAGGTGAGCAAGATCGAGCCCGCCCAGTTGCGCTTCGAGGCGCCGCCCTCGACGTCGCTTCTCGCCCATGCCCGGCACATCGTCGCGGAAAACCCCGTCACCGGCTTCGCCTTCGGGCTGTTCGCGCTGATCCTGCTGGCGGCGATCTTCGGTCCCTGGCTCGTCCCCTATGATCCTCTGGCCTCGAATACCAACGCGGCCCTGCAGGGGCCGAGCACGGCCCACTGGTTCGGCACCGACCAGCTCGGCCGCGACATCTTCAGCCGCGTCGTCGCGGCGACGCGGCTCGACTTTTCGATCGCCGTCACCTCAGTCGCGCTCGTCTTCCTGCTCGGCGGGCTCGCCGGCGTCATGGCCGGCTTCTTCGGCGGCTGGGTCGACACGCTGGTCGGACGCATCGCCGATACGATCATGGCCTTCCCGCTCTTCGTGCTGGCGATGGGCATCGTCGCGGCGCTCGGCAACAGCGTGACCAACATCGTCATCGCCACTGCCATCATCAACTTCCCGCTCTATGCTCGCGTCGCCCGTGCCGAGGCCAATATCCGCCGCGAGGCAGGCTTCGTGCAGGCCGCTCGGCTCTCGGGCAATTCGGAATGGCGGCTGCTGCTGACGCAGATCGTGCCCAACATCATGCCGATCATGGCCGTGCAGATGTCGCTGACCATGGGCTACGCCATCCTGAACGCGGCGGGGCTGTCCTTCATCGGTCTCGGCGTCAGGCCGCCCACGCCGGAATGGGGCATCATGGTCGCCGAGGGAGCGAGCTTCATCGTCTCCGGCGAGTGGTGGGTCGCCTTCTTCCCAGGCTTGGCCCTGATGACCGCGGTGTTCTGTTTCAACCTGCTCGGGGACGGCGTGCGCGACCTCGTCGACCCGCAGCGGAGGAACTGACGATGAGCACGCCTCTCCTCAACGTCCGGAACCTCACCGTCGAATTCGCCACCCGCCGCGGCACGGTGCAGGCGGTGAAGGCGATCGACATCAGCGTCGGCAAGGGCGAAACGGTCGCCATCGTCGGCGAATCCGGCTCCGGAAAATCCGTGACCTCCTATGCCGTGGTGCGCATCCTCGACCGTGCCGGCCGGGTGGCCGATGGCTCGATCGCATTTTCCGGCGTCGACCTCGTCTCTGCGACGGAGGCGCAGATGCGCGACCTGCGCGGGCGCGAAATCTCGATGATCTTCCAGAACCCGCGCGCCGCGCTGAACCCGATCCGCAAGGTCGGCAAGCAGATCGAGGACGTACTCCTCCAGCACGTCCAGGCGACGCGCGCGACCGCGCGGGAGAAGGCGATCGAGGCGCTGGAGAAGGTCAGGATCGCGCGCGCCGCCGAACGCTACGACGCCTATCCGTTCGAGCTCTCCGGCGGCATGTGCCAGCGCGTGGTCATCGCGCTGGCACTGGCCTGCCAGCCGCAGCTCCTGATCGCGGACGAGCCGACAACCGGCCTCGACGTCACCACCCAGAAGGCGGTGATGGACCTCATCGTCGAGCTGACGCGCGAGCGCGGTATGTCGACCATCCTGATTACCCACGATCTCGGCCTCGCCGCCGCCTATTGCGACAAGGTGGTGGTGATGGAGAAGGGCCGCGTCGTGGAGACGGCGAGCGCCGCCGAGATCTTCCGCAACCCGCAGCACCCCTATACGCGCAAGCTGATGCAGGCGACGCCCCGCATCGGGATGAGCCTGCGCGATCTCTTGCCGAACGATCAGGCGAAGCGCGCGCCCTCCAGGCCGCCGGCCGCGCCGGCCGCCGCGAAATCCCGGCCAGCCTCGTCCGGCGAAGCGCCTCTTCTCGTCGTCGAGAACCTGATCAAGGAATATCCGCGCCCGGCCAAGGGCAGCTTCCTCGCGAAGCTCCGCGGCAAGGCCGAGCCCGAAAAGCCGGCCTTCCGCGCCGTCGACGGCATCGGCTTCGAGGTCCGGCGCGGGGAAACGCTGGGGCTCGTCGGAGAATCCGGCTGCGGCAAATCGACGACGTCGATGATGGTCAACCGCCTCCTCGACCCGACAGCGGGACGCATCGTCTTCGACGGCCACGACATCGGCGCGATCCCGGCGAAGCAGTTCGCCGCATCGCTTTTCCGGCGGCGCATCCAGATGGTGTTCCAGGATCCGACCGACAGCCTCAATCCGCGCTTCACCGCCGAGCGGGCCATCGTCGATCCGATCCTGCGCATGGGGAGCATCCGGGGACGAGCGGCGCTCCGGGCCCGCTGCGAGGAACTCGCCCAGCTCGTCGGCCTGCCGGTCGAGCTGATCGACCGCTTCCCGCATCAGCTCTCCGGCGGGCAGAAGGCGCGCGTCGGCATCGCGCGGGCGATCGCGCTCGACCCCGATCTCGTCATCCTCGACGAGCCGACGGCGGCCCTCGACGTCTCGGTCCAGGCCGTCGTGCTCAACCTGCTGGACGAACTCAAGCAGCGGCTCGGCATGAGCTACATCTTCGTCTCGCACGATCTCAACGTCGTGCGCCTGCTGTGCGACCGGGTCATCGTCATGCGCGGCGGGCAGATCATCGAGCAGGGCACGGCTGAAGAGGTGCTCGGTGCTCCCAGGGCGGAGTATACGAAAGAGCTGCTGACGGCGATTCCGCACCCGCCGACGTAGACATTGCCACCACCACGCCACGCCGAAGCAGCAGGCCCATGAAGATCAACGATCCAGCCGTCCTTGCCGAAGTCGAAGCCGCCTTCGCCGCCTACGAGAAGGCGCTGACCACGAACGATGTCGAGACGCTCGACCGGCTGTTCAGGAACGCGCCGGAGACGCTGCGCTATGGCGTTGGCGAGAACCTCTACGGCTATGCCGAGATCGCGGCGTTCAGGGCAGGGCGCTCGCCCGCCGGATTGATGCGGATGCTGGAACGCACCTGGATCACCACCTATGGCGATGATTTCGCCACCGCCAACACGCTGTTCCGGCGCGAGAGCATGCCCGGCAAGGTCGGGCGCCAGAGCCAGAGCTGGGTTCGGTTCCCGGAAGGCTGGCGCGTCGTGGCCGCGCATGTCAGCATCATCCCCGAGTAGCGGCGGCTTGCTCACCCGCACCGAGAACCTGCGCCTGCAGCTTGCTGACGAGATCGTCTCGGGTCTGCTCGCCCCCGGCCAGGCGCTCGATGAACAGGAACTGGCAAAACGCTTCGGCGTCTCGCGCACGCCGGTTCGCGAGGCGATCCGGCAACTCTCCGCCTCCGGGCTGGTGCAGGTCCGGCCGCATCGGGGTGCGTTCGTCGCGCTGCCGACTCGGGATCAGCTTCACGACATGTTCGAGGCGATGGCCGAGCTGGAAGCGCTGTGCGCCGGGTTTTCCGCTCGCAACATGACCACGGCCGAGCGCCACATGCTGGACGCGATCCACCAGGACCTGCGTGGGCTGGTGCATGAGGGCGATCCGCTGCGCTACCACGAGCGCAACGAAGCCTTTCACGGTGCGATCTACGTCGGCGCCCATAACGGCTATCTGGCCGAGATGACCGTGATGACCCGCAACCGCGTCGCGCCGTTCCGGCGCGCCCAGTTCCGCACGACCGGCCGTCTGGCCGAGTCGTGGCGGGAACACGACCTGGTCGTGCAGGCGATCCTGCGCGGCGACCGGCAGGCGGCGGCCGAGGCGATGCGCGCCCATCTCGGCTTCGTCCGCGATGCGTTCCGCAGCTATGCCGGGGCGGGCTGAGCCGCCTGCGCGGCGACGAAGGCCCGCCAGCCGCCGAAATCGGTGACGTCCTGCGCATCGTCCGTCGCAACCGCCTCGCACAGGAAGCCCTTGACCCGCGTGCCGTCGGCCAGCGCCAGCGTGCCGATCCCCAGCGGCGCGGGGATGCCGGCGACGAAGCGGCCGAACCCCTCCGGCGGCAGCGACCAGACCTCGACGGCGATCGGCCTGCCACCGGCCGCGACGCGCACCAGGCCCGGCCGCATCGGCGGGCCGCCCGGCAAGGCGTAGAGGCGGTAATCGGCGCTGGTCGTCGCGGTACGGACGAAACTGCCGCCCAACGCCGTCAGTTCGCCGTTGAGCGGCATGCCGGACAGATGGGCGCCGACGACCGCGATCTCGATCTCTCCGGGCGAAGATGCAGCCGGCCATTCCGGCGCAGCCGGCATCGGCAGGCCGGTCGCGCCGAGCGGCAGGCCGGCAGCCGCGTGGAGAGCCCGGCCGAAGCCGGCGAGCGCCGCATCCCGACCTGCCGGCGCGATCAACGTGACGCCCCTGGCCGTTCCGTCGCTCTCCAGGGCGGCCGGCACCGCCAGCGCGGCGAGATCGAGCAGGTTCACGAAATTGGTGTAGCGGCCGAGCATGGAATTGGCGCCGATCGGGTCGGCCGCCATCTCGGCCAGCGTCGCCGGACGCGGGGCCGTCGGCACCATCAGCATATCGACGGTCTTCATCGTCGCCTTCGCAGCAAGCGAGAGCTCCGCCAGGCGATAGCGCGCGGCGAAAGCCGCGGCGGCATCCGGAAGCGGTCCGCCGGCGATCACCTGCCGGATCACGGGCAGGATCGCCTCCGGAGCGCGCTCAAAGAGATCGCGGATGGCGAGCCAGCGTTCGGCCACCCAAGGACCGTCATAGAGCAGCCGCGCCGCTTCGTAGAAGGGCGCGAAGTCGAGCGGAACGATCTCCGCGCCCAGCGCGGCCGCGCGGTCCAGCGCCGCCTCGTAGCTCGCCTCAGACAGGCCGTCGCCGGCGAAGTCGCGCTCGGCAGGTCCCGGCACGCCGATGCGGATGGCAGGCGGCGCGGAGCCGGGCCGGCCGAGCGGCAGCGACCGGGAGAACGGGTCGGCAGCATCGGGTCCCGCCATGACCTCGAGGACGGCCCAGGCGTCCTCGACCGTCAGGGCGAAGACCGAGACGCAATCGAGCGTGCGGCATGCCGGCACGACGCCGGCGCTCGGCACCAGCCCGACGCTCGGCTTCAGCCCGACGATGTTCTGCAAGCCGGCCGGAACGCGCCCCGAGCCCGCCGTATCGGTGCCGAGCGCGACCGGCACGATCCCGGCAGCGACCGCGCTCGCCGAGCCGGAACTTGACCCGCCGGGCACGAGATCGGCGCGCAGCGCGTTGCGCGGCGTCCCATAGGGCGAGCGCGTGCCGTTGAGCCCGGTCGCGAACTGGTCGAGATTGGTCTTGCCGATGACGATAGCGCCCTCGGCCCGAAGCCGAGCGACGGCGCTGGCATCCTGCGCCGGCGTATAGGCGAAGGCCGGGCAGGCAGCGGTGGTCGGCAAGCCGGCGACGTCGATATTGTCCTTCACGGCCACCGGGATGCCCCAGAGCTTGCGCCCCCGCGGCCCCTCCGCCTGCAGCCGCTCCGCCTCGGCGAGGACATCGGCTTCCGCGCGCAGCGCGATGAACATCGCCGGATCGCCATGCGCCCGCCAGCGGACGTAGCAGCCTGCCACGGTCTCGCGGAGAAGCCGTGTCCCCGCCCGATGCGCGGCCAGAAGTTCGGTCAAGCTCAGCATGCGGCTCCTCCATCAGGCTGCCCAAACGACGGGCACTTCCCGCCGGCATGCATGCAAGAGTTGTGCGCGCTGCCCGCTGGCGACGTCGGGCGGCGCCGTGCTCGCGAGGGACGGAGCGATCTCCCCAGCTCCCCGGTGAGCGGGCACGCCCCTTGCACAGCCCCGGCATCCATCGCCAGGGAGCCGCCATGGGCAGCCTCGTCGTTCCGGCTCGTCCTTCACCCTTCGCGTTCCAGCCGGCGCGGACAGCGCTGCTCATGATCGACATGCAGCGGGATTTCCTCGAGCCCGGCGGCTTCGGCGAAGCGCTCGGCAACGACGTCTCGCGGTTGCGCGCCGCGATCGCTCCCTGCCGGGCGCTTCTCGACATGGCGCGAGAGGCCGGCCTCTTCGTCATCCACACGCGCGAGGGCCATCGCGCCGATCTTTCCGATGCGCCGTCCGCCAAGCTGGAGCGATCTCCTCCCGAGAAGCGCATCGGCGCCTGCGGCCCCATGGGCCGCATCCTGGTGCGTGGTGAGCCGGGCCACGACATCGTCCCGGAACTCGCGCCGCTCCCCGGCGAGCCCGTCATCGACAAGCCCGGCAAGGGCGCGTTCTACCAGACCGATCTCGAACTGATGCTGCGCAACCGCAGCATTGCGTCGCTGGTCGTCGCCGGTGTCACCACCGAGGTCTGCGTGCACACCACGATCCGCGAGGCGAACGACCGTGGCTATCGCTGCCTCGTGCCGGGCGATGCCTGCGCTTCCTATTTCGCCGAGTTTCACGAGGTCGGGCTGCGGATGATCGCGGCCCAGGGCGGCATCTTCGGCAGCGTCACGACCAGCGCCGAGATCCGAGCGGCCTTCATGGCCGCGGCAGATCGCACAGAGGGAACGACAGCATGACGACGGGCAGCGGTTCGCCGGGCGGGTTCGATCCCGCCCGTCATCTCGAGGTGATGGCGCCGACGCTGGGCCTGACCATCGGCGAAGAGCAGAAGCCGGTCGTGCTGCAGTTCCTCGCCATCGCCCACAGCATGGCGCGGATCGTCGATGCGGCGCCGCTCGCGGACGACAGGCTGGAGCTGGCGCCGAATTTCCGTCCCGGCCTCCCGGGGGATGGCCGATGAGCGACGCCTTTGTTCCGGCTCACGAGGCCGCGCGCCGCATTCGCGATGGCGAAGCCACGGCCGAGGAGGTGGTGACCGCGGCGCTCGCCCGCATCGCCAGGCTCGATCCACAGGTGAACGCCTTCACCGATGTCACGACGGAACGCGCCCTGGAGCAGGCGCGCGGAACCGATCTCGCGCGCTCGCGCGGAGAACCGCTCGGCCCGCTGGCGGGCGTGCCCTTCGCCGCCAAGAACCTGTTCGACATCGCCGGCCTGCCGACGCGGGCCGGCTCCAGGATCAACCGCGAGCGGCCGCCGGCCTCGCGCGACGCCGTGCTGGTCGAGCGCCTCGGCGCAGCCGGCGCGATCCTTCTCGGCGGCCTCAACATGGGCGAGTATGCCTATGACTTCACCGGCGAGAATGCCCATGACGGCCCCTGCCGGAACCCGCATGACCTTGCGCGGATGGCCGGTGGCTCCTCTTCCGGCTCAGGCGCTGCAACGGCCGCCGGTTTCGTGCCGATCGCGCTCGGCTCGGACACCAACGGCTCGATCCGCGTTCCCGGCTCCCTCTGTGGCGTCTTCGGGCTGAAGCCGACCTATGGGCGCCTGCCGCGCACGCGCTCCTTCCCCTTCTGCGACTCCCTCGACCATCTTGGACCGCTGGCGCGGGACGTGACCGACCTCGCTCTCGCTTATGATCTGATGCAGGGCCCCGATGCGGGTGATCCCGCCTGTGCGCAGCGGCCGATCGAGCCGACAATGCCGCAACTGCATGCTGGTGTCGCGGGGCTGCGCATCGCCGTGGCGAGTGGATATTTCGCGACCGACGGCATGCCGGAAGCCGAAGCTGCGGTCGCGACGGTCGCGAAGGCGCTCGGAGCCAAGCCCGGCCTCGACATCGCGGGCGCCGCGATCGCGCGCGCGGCGGCTTTCCTGATCACCAACGTGGAAAGCTCCAGTTTCCATTTGCCGCGCTTGCGGGAGCGCGTCGACGATTTCGACCCCGAGACGCGAGATCGTTTCCTGGCGGGCGCTCTGTTGCCGGCCGCGTGGTACGTCCAGGCCCAGCGTGCCCGTCGCTGGTTTCATGACGAGATGATAGGGCGCTTCGCCGATGTCGATCTCATCCTTGCGCCGGCTACGCCATGCCCCGCGCCGCTCATCGGCCAAAAGACCCTGGAGGTGAGGGGTGAAACCCTGCCGCTGCGCCCCAGCTTGGGGCTGTTCACGCAGCCGATCTCCTGCATCGGGTTGCCCGTCGTCGTCGTACCGGTTCAGGGGGCTGGGCTCCCGATCGGTGTCCAGCTCATCGCGCCGCCGTGGCGCGAGGATATTTGCCTGAGAGCCGCCTATGCACTGCAGGTCATGGGGGTTTGCCGCGCCGCTGGTTCAGAGGAGATCGAAAGCCTTCCCTGAACCGCACTCGACGACCGCCCGCATCGAGTACCAGGCCATGTCGCCCACGGCGCCCATCGGCTCGTCGGTCGGGTCGAAGCGGATATTCTCCCGATCCGAGAAGGGGAAATAGAACATGGTATGCAGTGAGCCGGGAAAGCCGATCAGCTCGGCGAGGGGAGGGGACGACGGTCTGGCCTCACGCGGCGTCCGCGCGAGGCTTGCGGGGCGCCGGCTTGCCGCGCTCATGGTTGGCCTACTTCAGGCGACGCAACAGTTCTTTCGCGACGTCCGGGGCTGAGGCGGGATTTTGACCGGTGATCAATTCACGGTCGGTGACGACGTATGAAGTGTAGGGAACGGTGTTGCTCTGGTACTTGGCACCAGCATCATGAAGCGCTGTCTGCGGGTAGAACTTCATCTCGCCGCCGTTGAGCTGGCCCTTCGCGATGTCTTCTTCCTGGTTGCTGATCACCGTCATCCGGTAGCCGGCATAGATCCAATTCCGCGCCTTTGCCGAACCGTTGGTCTCAAGTCCACGGACAAAAACTTGGGCGTCCGGCATGGCCGAAAGCAACGCGATGGGGCCATGGCAGGCCAGAGCCGTGGTCTTGCCCTTGTTGTGGAAGTCAGCGAGAAGCCTTCCCAGTTCCGGACTGACCAGCAGGTCCTGCATCGGTGCGTGACCACCGGGGACATAAACCGCGTCGAAATTGTCGTAGCCGATCTGCTCGACCCGGGCGAGGCTGACAACCGGTGAATCGCTCTTTGATGTGAGCTTGAGCTTGTCGAGTAGGGCGCTGCTCTCGCGCATCGCCGCTTCGTCACCGCCGAAATGCATCTTGTCCACCGAGGACTTGTCCAACGTCGGCGCCATGCCGTTGGGAGTGGCAAAAGTGATCCGATGGTTGGCATCAAGCAGCGCCTTTACCGGCTGCATCAGTTCATTGAGGTAGAAGCCGGTTTCGAGGACTTTGCCGTCCTTCAGGTCGAGGTGATCGGAGTCCGAGAGGACGACCAAAACATTCCCAGCGTAGGCGCTGGCAGTGCTGAGGCTGAGCGCCAGCGCGGCGGCGGCGGCGATATGGAATGGTTTCATCTTTAATCTCCAGGCGAACGCCATCCACCGCCCTTCCGGGCGGATAGGCCATCGCCATGAATGCTGCTCGATCAGTTAGTTGGCGGTCAGGAGGTCGCGGAGGGCCTCACCCACACCGGTCGCCGATTGCGGATTCTGGCCGGTAACCAGCCTGCCGTCGACAATCACCTTGGCAGTCCAGTCGGGAGCCGCGTGGTGATACGCACCGCGCTCGGTAAGCGTGCTGGCAAGCAGGAAAGGCACGACCTTATCGAGCTTGACCGCGCGCTCCTCGTCGTCGGTGAAGGCTGCGACATTCTTGCCGGCGACAAGATGCGCTCCGTTGCTGAGCGAGACATTTACCAGCGCGGCTGGGCCGTGGCAGACGGCGGCAACGACACCGCCGGCCTCGAAAATGGCGCTGGTGACGCTGTTGACAGCCGGGCTCGTCGGGAAATCCCACATCGCGCCATGGCCGCCGGCAAAGAAGATTGCGGAGTAACGTTTCGGATCTGCATCGGCGAGGCGCAATGTCTGGCGAATGCTGTTGCGGAAGCCTTCGTCGTTCCAGTAACGCGCGTTGGTCGCGTCCTTCAGATCGAGGCCATCGACCGGTGGCTCACCGCCTTCGATAGAAGCGAATTCCACAGGAATACCAGCTGCCTCGAGGACTGCCAGAGGATGTGTAACTTCGCCGAGGAAGAAGCCGGTCGGCTCGCCGCCTTCTCCCTTTTCGCCGTGACTGGTTAGGACAAACAGGACAGGTTTTTGTCCCTGAATTGCACTAGGCATGAACTCTCTCCTGATTGAAACGACGGATGCGCGAAGCGACGTCAGCTCAGAGGAGAACTATTTCTGCTCTGTGGGGCGATAAAGATCAGTTCAAGGAATTCATTTGTTCGCCAACGAGCAAAATGGCGCGGCAGTGAGCGGAAGGGATATTCGATGGCTCTCCGGCCATCCGTCTCGCCTAGACCAAGGCCTTGCCGACGGAGGCGCCACCGTCCACGGAGATTGCCTGGCCCGTGATAAGCCGGCGTCTTCTGACAGGCGAAACTCTAAGCCGACCAAGGCGCTTTATTGTCGCCTCCATGACGAATAAATCTTCCTGGAAGGAATTGATTTATTCGTAAGGGGCAAGAATGGGTCGTCGATTTGACCACCTTGGTGACGTGGAAGCGCTCGTAACCGTCGCGGAAAAGGGGTCGATGACCGAAGGAGCGGTCGCGTTGTCGACCACGCCTTCGGTCCTCAGCCGGGCTATTACCCGACTGGAAACGCGCTTGGGTGCTCAGTTGATGCGCCGGACAACCCGACGGCTGAGCCTGACCGATGCCGGTCGTGCCTATATCGAGCAGGCGCGTGCCGCTTTTTCACTGATTGATGATGCGGAGCGGGCAATTCAGGGAAAAGAAGGAGAGCTGCTGACCGGCCATGTGCGTCTCAGCGTGCCTACGACCTACGGCCATTACAGACTGCCAGTCATGCTAAGTGGGTTCGCGCACGCTTATCCCGAGGTGCAGATCGAACTGAGTATCACCAATCGCAATGTCGATCTGATAGCCGAAGGCTACGATCTGGCGATCCGCCTCGGGCCTCTGCCCGACAGTGGTCTGGTCGCTCGCAAACTGGAGGATGCTCCGCTCCGCCTGGTCGCCGCTCCGGGGTATGTCGAGCGGATGGGCGTGCCTCAGTCGATTGAGAATCTGTTGGAGCACGAGTGTTTGCCCTTCGTCATGCCGAGCACCGGCCGCTGTGCACCGTGGCTATTCCACGTCGACGGTCGCGACATCGAATGGACGCCGCCTGGCCGCATTCGGGTCTTTGACGACGTGTTGGGTGTGATGTCGCTTGCGGAAAGCGGTTTGGG
It includes:
- a CDS encoding type 1 glutamine amidotransferase domain-containing protein, with the translated sequence MPSAIQGQKPVLFVLTSHGEKGEGGEPTGFFLGEVTHPLAVLEAAGIPVEFASIEGGEPPVDGLDLKDATNARYWNDEGFRNSIRQTLRLADADPKRYSAIFFAGGHGAMWDFPTSPAVNSVTSAIFEAGGVVAAVCHGPAALVNVSLSNGAHLVAGKNVAAFTDDEERAVKLDKVVPFLLASTLTERGAYHHAAPDWTAKVIVDGRLVTGQNPQSATGVGEALRDLLTAN
- a CDS encoding cysteine hydrolase; this translates as MGSLVVPARPSPFAFQPARTALLMIDMQRDFLEPGGFGEALGNDVSRLRAAIAPCRALLDMAREAGLFVIHTREGHRADLSDAPSAKLERSPPEKRIGACGPMGRILVRGEPGHDIVPELAPLPGEPVIDKPGKGAFYQTDLELMLRNRSIASLVVAGVTTEVCVHTTIREANDRGYRCLVPGDACASYFAEFHEVGLRMIAAQGGIFGSVTTSAEIRAAFMAAADRTEGTTA
- a CDS encoding AtzE family amidohydrolase; this encodes MSDAFVPAHEAARRIRDGEATAEEVVTAALARIARLDPQVNAFTDVTTERALEQARGTDLARSRGEPLGPLAGVPFAAKNLFDIAGLPTRAGSRINRERPPASRDAVLVERLGAAGAILLGGLNMGEYAYDFTGENAHDGPCRNPHDLARMAGGSSSGSGAATAAGFVPIALGSDTNGSIRVPGSLCGVFGLKPTYGRLPRTRSFPFCDSLDHLGPLARDVTDLALAYDLMQGPDAGDPACAQRPIEPTMPQLHAGVAGLRIAVASGYFATDGMPEAEAAVATVAKALGAKPGLDIAGAAIARAAAFLITNVESSSFHLPRLRERVDDFDPETRDRFLAGALLPAAWYVQAQRARRWFHDEMIGRFADVDLILAPATPCPAPLIGQKTLEVRGETLPLRPSLGLFTQPISCIGLPVVVVPVQGAGLPIGVQLIAPPWREDICLRAAYALQVMGVCRAAGSEEIESLP
- a CDS encoding LysR family transcriptional regulator, whose protein sequence is MGRRFDHLGDVEALVTVAEKGSMTEGAVALSTTPSVLSRAITRLETRLGAQLMRRTTRRLSLTDAGRAYIEQARAAFSLIDDAERAIQGKEGELLTGHVRLSVPTTYGHYRLPVMLSGFAHAYPEVQIELSITNRNVDLIAEGYDLAIRLGPLPDSGLVARKLEDAPLRLVAAPGYVERMGVPQSIENLLEHECLPFVMPSTGRCAPWLFHVDGRDIEWTPPGRIRVFDDVLGVMSLAESGLGICQTYDFIVRNRIEQGRLVEVLEHARGRTRPFSVIFAPHRRLSAATRALIDYLTRTASGV
- a CDS encoding type 1 glutamine amidotransferase domain-containing protein, whose translation is MKPFHIAAAAALALSLSTASAYAGNVLVVLSDSDHLDLKDGKVLETGFYLNELMQPVKALLDANHRITFATPNGMAPTLDKSSVDKMHFGGDEAAMRESSALLDKLKLTSKSDSPVVSLARVEQIGYDNFDAVYVPGGHAPMQDLLVSPELGRLLADFHNKGKTTALACHGPIALLSAMPDAQVFVRGLETNGSAKARNWIYAGYRMTVISNQEEDIAKGQLNGGEMKFYPQTALHDAGAKYQSNTVPYTSYVVTDRELITGQNPASAPDVAKELLRRLK
- a CDS encoding DUF4089 domain-containing protein, with product MTTGSGSPGGFDPARHLEVMAPTLGLTIGEEQKPVVLQFLAIAHSMARIVDAAPLADDRLELAPNFRPGLPGDGR
- the atzF gene encoding allophanate hydrolase; this encodes MLSLTELLAAHRAGTRLLRETVAGCYVRWRAHGDPAMFIALRAEADVLAEAERLQAEGPRGRKLWGIPVAVKDNIDVAGLPTTAACPAFAYTPAQDASAVARLRAEGAIVIGKTNLDQFATGLNGTRSPYGTPRNALRADLVPGGSSSGSASAVAAGIVPVALGTDTAGSGRVPAGLQNIVGLKPSVGLVPSAGVVPACRTLDCVSVFALTVEDAWAVLEVMAGPDAADPFSRSLPLGRPGSAPPAIRIGVPGPAERDFAGDGLSEASYEAALDRAAALGAEIVPLDFAPFYEAARLLYDGPWVAERWLAIRDLFERAPEAILPVIRQVIAGGPLPDAAAAFAARYRLAELSLAAKATMKTVDMLMVPTAPRPATLAEMAADPIGANSMLGRYTNFVNLLDLAALAVPAALESDGTARGVTLIAPAGRDAALAGFGRALHAAAGLPLGATGLPMPAAPEWPAASSPGEIEIAVVGAHLSGMPLNGELTALGGSFVRTATTSADYRLYALPGGPPMRPGLVRVAAGGRPIAVEVWSLPPEGFGRFVAGIPAPLGIGTLALADGTRVKGFLCEAVATDDAQDVTDFGGWRAFVAAQAAQPAPA